In Verrucomicrobiota bacterium, one DNA window encodes the following:
- a CDS encoding DUF1080 domain-containing protein, producing MKYPIPFLLVSFVLAIGSLSHALEDSEWRVYRGDSKANQYSNLAQIHAANVHHIEKAWEYHTGDATDRSSIQVNSIMVDGLLYFSTFSLNAVALDAATGEEVWVFKSAKYNEENRDLKGRTRGVVYWESGNDKRIFHFVKNRVYALDAETGLPINSFGEGGFIDLRKHLRVDYIKASIEVTSPGIVYKNNLIVGSRVPEGYESTPGDIRAFDTVTGEFKWIFHTLPEKGEFGYDTWEWKEGVAYGGANPWGGFSLDEERGWVFCATGSPSFDFYGGNRIGINLFGNCVLALDAETGERQWHYQTVHHDLWDYDNPSAPVLATVTDKGEKKDVVVQLTKMGLTFVLDRDTGEPVFPVVEMPVPPSDIPGEQAHPTQPIPLLPPPLNPLQVTEANLNKLTPEMHTLALEKFHKLKAGPLYTPPSEQGTLNMPGTLGGTEWQGASFDPVTNTLFVNSHALAGINQLKEVLQPKAGVSLSPAENGRLIYQKNCTSCHGFSRDGVPPVIPPLKNLGKPASELQAVIHDGRGPMPAFGYFPDSDIEDLVAYVMSLDEDLVDLAEDSVETLYLAAGYHNFTDKDKTPLTAPPWGTMNAIDLLNGSILWQVPLGEYPHLVKQGIRNTGTPNYGGAVATAGGVVFVAGTADEKIRAFDKNRGEVLWESRLPAGGYATPTVYQIDGKQYVVIIAGGGGKNGTKSGDSIVAFALPDNFESLDLVSTDSDDAEWIELFDGKTLDGWVHMNGSHDYSVEDGTIVGRTYPWSQNSFLCTKQQFDNFELEVEVIVDDTTNQGIQFRSRVKSEPTGTGYSNLVGRVWGPQLEIRQFQGMKNPTTGFIYGEAMNTRFLSGDIYPKGHHHYVDKSWNKLRIVAEGPRLRTWVNGTLIDDVTHEGAYKTHPHGFVALQIHGMNDGRTYEMGWRNIRIRPLPKR from the coding sequence ATGAAATATCCTATCCCTTTTCTTCTGGTCTCATTCGTCCTGGCTATTGGAAGCTTAAGTCATGCGCTTGAAGATTCGGAATGGAGAGTCTATCGGGGTGATAGTAAGGCTAACCAGTATTCCAATCTGGCGCAGATACACGCGGCCAACGTGCATCACATCGAAAAGGCCTGGGAGTACCACACCGGAGACGCAACGGATCGGTCATCCATTCAAGTCAACTCTATCATGGTGGATGGGCTGCTCTATTTCTCCACCTTCAGCCTAAACGCGGTTGCACTGGATGCGGCCACCGGAGAAGAGGTCTGGGTGTTCAAGTCTGCCAAATACAACGAAGAGAATCGTGATCTCAAGGGACGTACGCGCGGGGTGGTTTACTGGGAGTCGGGAAACGACAAACGTATTTTCCATTTTGTGAAAAACCGGGTCTATGCACTCGATGCTGAAACAGGCCTTCCCATAAACTCGTTTGGTGAAGGCGGATTCATCGACCTTCGAAAGCATCTACGTGTCGACTACATTAAGGCATCCATCGAGGTGACCAGTCCTGGGATTGTTTATAAGAATAATCTTATCGTAGGCTCTCGCGTTCCGGAAGGCTATGAATCGACCCCAGGCGATATTCGTGCGTTTGACACCGTGACCGGAGAGTTTAAGTGGATTTTTCACACCTTACCCGAGAAAGGAGAATTTGGATACGATACCTGGGAATGGAAAGAGGGCGTGGCCTATGGCGGCGCGAATCCTTGGGGAGGCTTTTCACTCGATGAAGAAAGAGGTTGGGTATTCTGTGCGACAGGATCTCCCTCCTTCGATTTTTACGGTGGAAATCGTATAGGCATAAATCTCTTTGGCAATTGTGTGCTCGCTCTCGATGCCGAAACCGGTGAGCGGCAATGGCACTACCAAACCGTGCATCACGATCTTTGGGACTATGACAATCCCTCCGCGCCCGTATTGGCGACGGTCACCGATAAGGGTGAGAAGAAAGATGTCGTCGTGCAACTAACCAAGATGGGTCTAACCTTTGTCCTGGACCGTGATACGGGTGAGCCGGTTTTTCCTGTCGTTGAAATGCCGGTACCGCCTTCGGATATTCCCGGCGAGCAAGCCCACCCGACTCAACCGATACCGCTGCTTCCGCCACCTCTCAATCCCTTGCAGGTTACAGAGGCCAACCTCAACAAGTTGACTCCTGAAATGCATACGCTGGCTCTGGAGAAGTTTCACAAATTAAAAGCCGGACCCCTTTATACCCCACCGAGTGAGCAGGGCACTCTGAACATGCCAGGGACTTTGGGTGGCACTGAATGGCAGGGCGCCTCGTTTGATCCTGTTACCAATACGCTGTTTGTGAATTCACATGCGTTGGCTGGTATTAATCAATTGAAGGAAGTGTTACAGCCGAAGGCAGGTGTGAGTCTGTCTCCCGCTGAAAACGGACGCCTTATTTACCAGAAGAACTGCACGTCTTGTCACGGCTTCAGTCGGGACGGTGTGCCTCCTGTTATTCCTCCTCTTAAGAATTTGGGTAAGCCTGCGTCGGAATTGCAAGCAGTGATTCACGATGGTCGGGGACCCATGCCTGCATTCGGATATTTCCCGGATAGCGACATAGAAGACCTGGTTGCCTATGTAATGAGTCTCGACGAAGATCTGGTCGATCTTGCAGAAGATTCTGTTGAGACGCTTTACCTCGCGGCAGGGTATCACAATTTCACGGACAAGGATAAAACCCCGCTCACAGCACCTCCCTGGGGAACGATGAATGCAATCGATCTCTTGAATGGGTCGATCTTGTGGCAGGTTCCGTTGGGTGAGTATCCGCATCTTGTGAAACAGGGTATCCGCAACACGGGGACACCGAACTATGGCGGTGCTGTTGCTACAGCTGGAGGAGTGGTGTTTGTTGCCGGCACGGCAGATGAAAAGATCCGGGCTTTCGACAAAAATCGCGGAGAAGTTTTATGGGAGTCCCGACTCCCGGCAGGTGGCTATGCAACGCCTACCGTTTATCAAATAGACGGAAAACAATACGTCGTTATCATCGCCGGTGGTGGAGGTAAGAACGGGACGAAGTCAGGAGATTCGATTGTGGCGTTTGCGCTACCCGACAATTTTGAGTCTCTGGATTTGGTTAGCACCGATAGCGATGATGCAGAGTGGATAGAACTCTTTGATGGCAAAACTCTGGATGGTTGGGTTCATATGAATGGCTCCCATGACTATTCTGTAGAAGATGGGACTATTGTTGGGCGCACTTATCCTTGGAGTCAGAATTCATTTCTCTGCACAAAACAGCAGTTCGATAATTTTGAACTCGAGGTGGAAGTCATCGTCGACGACACGACGAATCAGGGGATCCAATTTCGTTCGCGCGTTAAATCAGAACCAACCGGCACGGGTTATAGTAATTTAGTAGGTCGCGTCTGGGGACCCCAGTTGGAGATCCGTCAGTTTCAAGGAATGAAAAACCCGACCACGGGTTTTATTTACGGAGAAGCGATGAACACACGTTTTCTATCTGGTGATATTTACCCCAAAGGCCATCACCATTACGTTGATAAATCCTGGAACAAGCTGCGCATCGTCGCTGAAGGTCCACGACTTCGAACCTGGGTCAATGGCACGCTCATCGATGATGTAACCCACGAAGGCGCCTACAAAACTCATCCACACGGATTCGTTGCCCTGCAAATACACGGAATGAATGATGGCCGGACCTACGAAATGGGCTGGCGAAATATCCGCATCCGCCCATTGCCGAAACGTTAA
- a CDS encoding DUF6090 family protein: MLRAFSRIRKTLINEGKTSRYIRYALGEFLLIVAGILVALQIQNWNEGRKLDHDRQELIENLKADFQTNLMRLEEIIPVGVNSLEKTKLFLGIAGGDNSDLSLNELKTLAGEAYGGFRFRPTLPAYEAAITTGSIGLIGSPELNKLFIQFKQSDDTFQVTTNFSFQEANLGGGTELRKQLGSWEIMGEFRLPNPPEAFNLSTQEYRNFIAQKEVYAIFENMLVFHALKLAALNEMKNTTEQILTALDALE; the protein is encoded by the coding sequence ATGCTCCGCGCCTTCAGCCGCATTCGTAAAACTCTGATTAATGAGGGAAAGACATCCCGCTATATTCGCTATGCCTTGGGGGAGTTTCTGCTCATCGTAGCCGGTATCCTGGTGGCTTTACAGATTCAGAACTGGAATGAGGGAAGAAAGCTGGACCATGACCGCCAGGAGTTGATTGAGAATTTGAAGGCGGATTTTCAAACCAACCTCATGCGCCTGGAGGAAATCATCCCTGTAGGGGTCAATAGCCTTGAAAAAACAAAACTTTTTCTGGGAATCGCGGGTGGAGATAATAGTGACCTCTCATTGAACGAATTGAAAACGTTGGCAGGAGAAGCCTACGGCGGTTTCCGCTTTCGCCCAACCTTGCCAGCGTATGAGGCGGCAATTACGACGGGGTCAATTGGACTTATCGGGAGTCCTGAGTTAAATAAATTGTTTATTCAATTTAAGCAGAGTGACGATACCTTTCAGGTAACTACAAACTTTTCCTTTCAGGAGGCAAATCTTGGAGGAGGCACAGAACTTCGGAAGCAGTTGGGTAGTTGGGAAATTATGGGGGAATTTAGACTTCCTAACCCTCCTGAGGCTTTCAACCTTTCCACTCAGGAATACCGAAATTTTATAGCTCAAAAGGAAGTCTATGCCATTTTCGAAAACATGCTGGTTTTTCACGCCCTTAAGCTCGCGGCACTTAATGAAATGAAAAACACCACGGAACAAATTCTCACCGCCCTCGATGCCCTAGAATGA
- a CDS encoding DDE-type integrase/transposase/recombinase, which translates to MQILTLIDTSQDQGVTIQQACSVLLISYRRVMRWKAIARSGLVLTDHKPGPTEALHRLLWDEIEQVKHMAGQEAYADLSHRILAVTAWEQGLFHVCFSSVYRILKRFDMMQMRAPGRHHNGRSVAPFRKEITGPNQRWCWDVSYLPTLVRGVFLYFYLLLDEFSRKALQWRISWQHTAAEGGLLIEGALGDENILDLPESQRPEILSDRGRQMKAKSIKRLCEDHQMPQMFARPRTPNDNPFAESFFSTVKRAPQYPGFFVDDQQAKEYMCKYIDWYNHEHYHSAIDYVTPQQAHLGLRKTIVERRNHNKQIQRVRRRRINQQIIINPLTKI; encoded by the coding sequence GTGCAGATTTTAACCTTGATAGACACCAGCCAGGACCAGGGAGTAACGATTCAACAAGCCTGTTCGGTACTGCTTATTTCGTATCGAAGAGTCATGCGTTGGAAAGCAATAGCTCGCTCGGGTTTGGTTTTGACCGACCACAAGCCCGGGCCCACAGAAGCTTTACACCGGCTCTTATGGGATGAGATTGAGCAGGTAAAGCATATGGCCGGTCAGGAAGCCTATGCCGATCTTTCTCATCGCATTTTAGCGGTGACGGCTTGGGAGCAGGGGCTTTTCCATGTTTGTTTCTCATCGGTTTACCGCATCCTCAAAAGGTTCGATATGATGCAAATGCGAGCGCCTGGAAGGCATCATAACGGCCGTTCCGTGGCTCCGTTCAGAAAGGAGATCACCGGCCCGAATCAGCGCTGGTGTTGGGACGTGAGTTATCTGCCGACACTGGTCAGAGGTGTTTTCCTGTATTTTTATCTACTCCTGGATGAGTTTTCCCGCAAAGCCCTTCAATGGCGTATCAGTTGGCAACACACCGCCGCGGAAGGCGGCTTGCTCATCGAGGGAGCCCTGGGTGATGAAAACATCCTCGATTTGCCCGAATCACAGCGGCCGGAAATCCTCAGCGACCGGGGACGTCAGATGAAAGCCAAGTCCATCAAACGCTTGTGTGAAGACCATCAGATGCCACAGATGTTTGCCCGCCCGCGAACCCCCAACGATAATCCCTTTGCGGAATCGTTTTTCAGCACCGTGAAAAGAGCACCGCAGTATCCCGGTTTCTTTGTCGATGACCAACAGGCCAAAGAATATATGTGCAAATACATTGACTGGTATAATCACGAGCATTACCACTCGGCCATTGATTATGTGACTCCTCAACAGGCTCATCTCGGCTTGAGGAAAACTATCGTCGAACGAAGAAACCACAATAAACAGATTCAGCGAGTAAGGCGCCGCCGAATAAACCAACAAATAATAATCAATCCGTTAACAAAAATATAG
- a CDS encoding DUF6090 family protein — protein sequence MLFIFRKLRRSFFLPGKVRTYVAYAIGEIFLIVVGILIAVQIGEWNQARKDYAEETAILIRLKADFEENRELLKDQGEYNKQISEGLINLLAVISPQPDVVPEEVMVSGMISLARIPFYNPQTSEMDSLTSSGKMVLIKNEKLSRNLNTWEALLDKAESHHQRLREISIRSEERFSGIWHWKNHDPHWGPDPGPSHFSYDQQALLAMPELESAVYLKLDSNYYNSDFITRLSDLQQSILDLIDTELASR from the coding sequence ATGCTCTTCATTTTCCGTAAACTCCGCCGCTCCTTCTTCCTCCCCGGAAAAGTGAGGACGTATGTTGCCTACGCGATTGGCGAGATCTTTTTGATCGTAGTAGGTATCCTAATTGCTGTGCAGATTGGCGAGTGGAACCAAGCCCGAAAAGACTACGCCGAAGAGACGGCTATTCTGATTCGGTTGAAAGCTGATTTTGAAGAGAATCGGGAGTTGTTGAAGGATCAGGGGGAATACAACAAGCAAATTTCTGAAGGTCTAATAAATCTATTAGCGGTTATCAGTCCACAACCGGACGTTGTGCCAGAAGAAGTAATGGTGAGTGGCATGATTAGCTTGGCTCGGATTCCATTTTACAATCCCCAGACCAGTGAAATGGACTCTCTGACCTCATCAGGAAAGATGGTACTCATCAAGAATGAGAAACTGAGTCGCAACTTGAACACCTGGGAAGCACTCCTTGATAAAGCTGAATCACACCACCAAAGACTGAGAGAAATTTCAATCAGAAGTGAAGAGCGCTTTTCTGGGATCTGGCATTGGAAGAACCACGATCCTCATTGGGGTCCTGACCCTGGGCCAAGTCATTTTTCTTATGATCAACAAGCACTCCTTGCAATGCCTGAACTGGAATCCGCCGTCTATCTCAAGTTGGATTCTAATTATTACAATTCTGACTTCATTACTCGACTGTCTGACCTTCAACAATCCATCCTCGATCTCATCGACACCGAGCTAGCGAGTCGGTAA